A stretch of Babesia bigemina genome assembly Bbig001, chromosome : III DNA encodes these proteins:
- a CDS encoding WD domain, G-beta repeat containing protein, putative, protein MEHDKENAPVAAEIQAELENGTRPEFDLDDTSFMLPTTIDRAGLSRMINDLLGLEKPVAFDIFFRDEPLRTTLAEKLEKHNVESETTIKLVYTLAVTEPEEEEVDMLDDWISGIAFTGHLGRFATSCFDGNVSVYGADGNEKVHEFVTPDKSATAVALHSSSALGEHLEIVCGHINGLLEVYCLETRGKKANRNLVATSHSDHDTIQAIAIDEHGTLMAAAGGSGNILVYDNVGCVTSLRHKLCRAIEGDTIEPVSTLVKHTKTVTALKFVELTEPVLISASIDGSIALWDARGATALATYGCSRAITCFDFNAAHAEIYTGYNDGTVAVWELRGKGDGASPKAPADVTNCNLTLRMSTAMFGRAATAIKVNPENPNLLSAVALDGTAVLLDRRSIKIPLQTASFASHGEPDRCTGTCWISAQVMTCTTAEGQIRQLTFKELA, encoded by the exons ATGGAACACGATAAGGAGAATGCGCccgtggcggcggagaTTCAGGCCGAACTCGAAAATGGGACGCGACCGGAGTTCGACCTCGACGATACGTCGTTCATGCTGCCGACGACCATCGACCGTGCCGGCCTGTCTAGG ATGATCAACGACCTGCTCGGCCTGGAGAAGCCGGTGGCGTTCGACATTTTCTTCAGGGACGAGCCTTTGAGGACGACGCTGGCAGA GAAACTGGAGAAGCACAACGTGGAGTCCGAAACCACCATCAAGCTGGTGTACACGCTGGCCGTAACCGAGCCCGAAGAGGAGGAAGTTGATATGCTTGACGACTGGATATCCGGCATCGCATTCACCGGACACCTAG GCCGATTCGCCACATCGTGCTTCGACGGCAACGTGTCGGTGTATGGCGCTGACGGCAACGAAAAGGTCCACGAGTTCGTCACGCCGGACAAGTCGGCCACCGCGGTGGCCCTGCACAGCTCGAG CGCGCTCGGCGAACACCTGGAAATCGTTTGTGGTCACATCAATGGGCTACTGGAGGTGTATTGCCTGGAAACTAGGGGCAAAAAAGCCAATCGCAACCTGGTCGCCACCAGCCACAG CGACCACGACACCATACAAGCAATCGCAATAGATGAGCACGGGACGCTTATGGCAGCCGCGGGAGGCAGCGGTAACATTCTGGTTTATGATAATGTGG GCTGCGTCACCAGCCTGCGCCATAAACTTTGCAGGGCAATCGAAGGCGACACCATCGAACCCGTGAGCACCCTGGTGAAGCACACCAAGACAGTGACG GCGCTGAAGTTCGTGGAGCTTACGGAGCCCGTCCTGATATCCGCGTCCATCGACGGCAGCATCGCACTGTGGGATGCCAGAGGGGCAACGGCGCTTGCGACGTACGGCTGCAGCAGG GCGATAACGTGCTTCGACTTCAACGCGGCGCATGCGGAAATTTACACGGGGTACAATGACGGCACAGTCGCCGTTTGGGAGCTCCGGGGCAAAGGGGACGGCGCGTCTCCCAAGGCGCCCGCAGacgtcaccaactgcaacctGACGCTGAGGATGTCTACGGCCATGTTCGGCCGGGCGGCTACCGCCATCAAGGTCAACCCGGAAAATCCCAACCTTCTGTCTGCCGTTGCGCTCGACGGGACCGCCGTGCTGCTCGACAGGCGCTCCATAAAGATTCCCCTGCAGACG GCTTCCTTCGCGAGCCACGGTGAACCTGACAGGTGTACGGGGACCTGCTGGATCTCCGCGCAGGTGATGACGTGCACCACCGCAGAGGGTCAGATACGACAACTCACATTTAAAGAACTAGCTTAA